Proteins encoded within one genomic window of Diceros bicornis minor isolate mBicDic1 chromosome X, mDicBic1.mat.cur, whole genome shotgun sequence:
- the ITM2A gene encoding integral membrane protein 2A isoform X2, whose translation MVKIAFNTPTAVQKEEARQDVEALVSRTVRAQILTGKELRVATQEKEGSSGRCMLTLLGLSFILAGLIVGGACIYKYFMPKNTIYHGEMCFFDSEDPANSLRRGEPYFLPVSEEADIREDDNIAIIDVPVPSFSDSDPAAIIHDFEKGMTAYLDLLLGNCYLMPLNTSIVMPPKNLVELFGKLARGKYLPHTYVVREDLVAVEEIRDVSNLGIFIYQLCNNRKSFRLRRRDLLLGFNKRAIDKCWKIRHFPNEFIVETKICQE comes from the exons ATGGTGAAAATTGCCTTCAACACACCCACAGCGGTGCAAAAAGAGGAGGCACGGCAAGACGTGGAGGCCCTCGTAAGCCGCACAGTCCGAGCTCAAATCCTGACTGGCAAG GAGCTCCGAGTTGCCACCCAGGAAAAAGAGGGCTCCTCTGGGAGATGCATGCTTACTCTCTTAGGCCTTTCATTCATCTTGGCAGGACTTATTGTTGGTGGAGCCTGCATTTACAAGTACTTCATGCCCAAg aaTACTATCTACCATGGAGAGATGTGCTTCTTTGATTCTGAGGACCCTGCAAATTCCCTTCGACGTGGAGAGCCCTACTTCCTGCCTGTGAGTGAGGAGGCTGACATTCGTGAGGATGACAACATTGCAATCATTGATGTGCCTGTCCCTAGTTTCTCTGACAGTGACCCTGCAGCCATCATTCATGACTTCGAAAAG GGCATGACTGCTTACCTGGACTTGCTGCTGGGAAACTGCTACCTGATGCCCCTCAATACCTCCATTGTTATGCCTCCAAAGAATCTGGTGGAGCTCTTTGGCAAACTGGCA agaggCAAATACCTGCCTCACACTTACGTGGTTCGTGAAGACCTGGTTGCTGTGGAGGAGATTCGTGATGTTAGTAACCTTGGCATCTTTATTTACCAACTTTGCAACAACCGCAAGTCCTTCCGCCTTCGTCGACGAGACCTTTTGCTGG GTTTCAATAAACGTGCCATTGATAAATGCTGGAAGATTAGACACTTCCCCAACGAATTTATTGTTGAGACCAAGATCTGTCAAGAGTGA
- the ITM2A gene encoding integral membrane protein 2A isoform X3 encodes MVKIAFNTPTAVQKEEARQDVEALVSRTVRAQILTGKNTIYHGEMCFFDSEDPANSLRRGEPYFLPVSEEADIREDDNIAIIDVPVPSFSDSDPAAIIHDFEKGMTAYLDLLLGNCYLMPLNTSIVMPPKNLVELFGKLARGKYLPHTYVVREDLVAVEEIRDVSNLGIFIYQLCNNRKSFRLRRRDLLLGFNKRAIDKCWKIRHFPNEFIVETKICQE; translated from the exons ATGGTGAAAATTGCCTTCAACACACCCACAGCGGTGCAAAAAGAGGAGGCACGGCAAGACGTGGAGGCCCTCGTAAGCCGCACAGTCCGAGCTCAAATCCTGACTGGCAAG aaTACTATCTACCATGGAGAGATGTGCTTCTTTGATTCTGAGGACCCTGCAAATTCCCTTCGACGTGGAGAGCCCTACTTCCTGCCTGTGAGTGAGGAGGCTGACATTCGTGAGGATGACAACATTGCAATCATTGATGTGCCTGTCCCTAGTTTCTCTGACAGTGACCCTGCAGCCATCATTCATGACTTCGAAAAG GGCATGACTGCTTACCTGGACTTGCTGCTGGGAAACTGCTACCTGATGCCCCTCAATACCTCCATTGTTATGCCTCCAAAGAATCTGGTGGAGCTCTTTGGCAAACTGGCA agaggCAAATACCTGCCTCACACTTACGTGGTTCGTGAAGACCTGGTTGCTGTGGAGGAGATTCGTGATGTTAGTAACCTTGGCATCTTTATTTACCAACTTTGCAACAACCGCAAGTCCTTCCGCCTTCGTCGACGAGACCTTTTGCTGG GTTTCAATAAACGTGCCATTGATAAATGCTGGAAGATTAGACACTTCCCCAACGAATTTATTGTTGAGACCAAGATCTGTCAAGAGTGA
- the ITM2A gene encoding integral membrane protein 2A isoform X1 produces the protein MVKIAFNTPTAVQKEEARQDVEALVSRTVRAQILTGKVELRVATQEKEGSSGRCMLTLLGLSFILAGLIVGGACIYKYFMPKNTIYHGEMCFFDSEDPANSLRRGEPYFLPVSEEADIREDDNIAIIDVPVPSFSDSDPAAIIHDFEKGMTAYLDLLLGNCYLMPLNTSIVMPPKNLVELFGKLARGKYLPHTYVVREDLVAVEEIRDVSNLGIFIYQLCNNRKSFRLRRRDLLLGFNKRAIDKCWKIRHFPNEFIVETKICQE, from the exons ATGGTGAAAATTGCCTTCAACACACCCACAGCGGTGCAAAAAGAGGAGGCACGGCAAGACGTGGAGGCCCTCGTAAGCCGCACAGTCCGAGCTCAAATCCTGACTGGCAAGGTA GAGCTCCGAGTTGCCACCCAGGAAAAAGAGGGCTCCTCTGGGAGATGCATGCTTACTCTCTTAGGCCTTTCATTCATCTTGGCAGGACTTATTGTTGGTGGAGCCTGCATTTACAAGTACTTCATGCCCAAg aaTACTATCTACCATGGAGAGATGTGCTTCTTTGATTCTGAGGACCCTGCAAATTCCCTTCGACGTGGAGAGCCCTACTTCCTGCCTGTGAGTGAGGAGGCTGACATTCGTGAGGATGACAACATTGCAATCATTGATGTGCCTGTCCCTAGTTTCTCTGACAGTGACCCTGCAGCCATCATTCATGACTTCGAAAAG GGCATGACTGCTTACCTGGACTTGCTGCTGGGAAACTGCTACCTGATGCCCCTCAATACCTCCATTGTTATGCCTCCAAAGAATCTGGTGGAGCTCTTTGGCAAACTGGCA agaggCAAATACCTGCCTCACACTTACGTGGTTCGTGAAGACCTGGTTGCTGTGGAGGAGATTCGTGATGTTAGTAACCTTGGCATCTTTATTTACCAACTTTGCAACAACCGCAAGTCCTTCCGCCTTCGTCGACGAGACCTTTTGCTGG GTTTCAATAAACGTGCCATTGATAAATGCTGGAAGATTAGACACTTCCCCAACGAATTTATTGTTGAGACCAAGATCTGTCAAGAGTGA